The following is a genomic window from Plasmodium berghei ANKA genome assembly, chromosome: 9.
ttttttatttattttttttgttaccaaatatatatgattaaCAGTTTGGCTATTTCTATAGCTATACAGCTGTTAAGATTTTccacattttaaaaaatttttttgtgcatatatatatttctaaaatttattttattcaatCCCTTTTTAgtggaaaaaaaagagaacTCGACGTTTGCAAAAAAAGAGAAGAAAAATGAGACAAAGATCAAGATAAGTTAAATTGAAGTTTGGGATTATTCCTAATTTTACTGCTGATAAACTTAAAGGAAAATGTCATACTGGCATACTCTAAATATGTTCATGtttgatattatatatgtgtgaaaaaaaatgcaaaattaaaaaaaaaaaaatgcattatattttactaaatgtcatatataagtttttttttttttatatattactcctgtaatatttttacatttttaacacatggaatactaatataatacataatgcatatattacTATATCTTATCTTTGTTTGCATTTTGAAATAAACATTAAGAAATAGTGAGTAATAAATAAGTATTaatgggaaaaaaaaaataaagacaAACTTCAAGTAATAAATATCGCAAATAATTACCGTATAAACGTTCTGCAcctttttcataattattagttttaataataaaaaaataaataggaacaaatatatgaacTTATAGCACAGTCATTTTGTGTATCtcatatatatctttttattctctaaaaaaaatgttttaatatattaaataaggGGTACTAAACTgcttaataaataaactaTTTGAATGCATTGACAAAAGTATCCACACATATATTCTAAATCTCAAATgcttttaattataaaaatatgttgcATTTGAAATTTCAATTCTGATATATTTGTGAATATAATGCAAAGTAATTCCCACTCTTTATGTTTTAAACACTTTTCTGTGTTTCCTAATTCCTGTCATTTCCTTTTCTTATAccaaaaatgaaaaataacgaatttgaaaatattgataACGAAATAAAAGTGAAAGGAAATTTATCTGAAGAATCAAGTGATACAATCTATAAAAATCGATTtcgttttaaaaaaaattcgattcaaataaaaaaaaatagtctattaaaaactaaaattaaaaatagtaatttAGAAGGAACTATAATAAATGATCCAAGATTAAGTAACCTTGTccaatttaataataaggATGATAATACTTCATGTAtcgaaaataatataataacaaaagaTATACAAAATGAAGAATTAGAAAAGTATtctatgaaaaaaaattcaaaaaataaaaaacctACTGTAGTATTTACCAAACTAACAactatacaaaaaaaaaaatatataaaaaataccgatgaaaatattacaaatgaaataaagaacgacaaaaaaaaagaaaaaaatgtgttaataaaaaataaacattcTAACGAATTAAATACATCgttaaatgataaaagtAGTTATACAAACATTAAAAGTCCTCTTGACAATATTTCCAATTTTAACAAATCAAAAACTAATAACCAAAAggttcataaaaaaaatgaaattcaTAAAAACTTTCTAAGAAATAAGCATAATTTAgtaaataacaatataaatcaaattgataatcaaaataattcaattgaaataataaattataatacaaCAACGGACAAAACTGATGAGTCCCCTTTAAGCCTCCT
Proteins encoded in this region:
- a CDS encoding 60S ribosomal protein L41, putative, whose amino-acid sequence is MAHGASRYKKSRAKMRWKWKKKRTRRLQKKRRKMRQRSR